TAATTAGCAGAGCAATCAGTAAATGAACCAGTTTTTTTAAGCGATGTTTCATGCCAAATACACTCAGCACCCTCGATTTTGTGTTGGAGGAATCTAAGAAGCCAGACTTTCTACGTAACGATACACGGATTTGAGAAGCGCGATTTTCTTGTCGTCACTTTCATGTTCATGAACTAGGTTTTCTAAATTTAGCATGTAATCTTCAATCTGGCTTTCGAAGATTTCTCGGCAATGCTGTGCCCAACGTCGCTGCTCTTGCTCGTCCAATGTATTGGCGTAGTGCCTTGCACGATAACGGAACAGCAGCGGTTTTATACGCTTATCAGCAAACTCAATATCGAGTGCCGCTAGGTTATTGGGATCGGTTTCGCGAATGATGTCCATGGCGGCACGATCGGCAGGAGAGAAGAAGCCATCATAGAGTTGTGTGTCTACATCATCGCTTTTGGCAAACTTTCGCTCGATTGAAAAGAGACGGATGAGTTTATCTCTAATTTCAGGGTTCTGGCGTAAAGTAGCAAGGTTACTTAGGCATTGCTGGCGATCAATACCAATGGACTCGGCGTTTTCTGCGGTGAGTGTTTTGGCCGGCGCTAAAATAGGGCACTTATTAAGGTGAACTAATTTGACAGGGACGGGTAACAAGTCACCAAGATCTTCTCGTTTTGTATAAAGGCGCTGTTGCAACTCATCAGCGGACAAGTCAAGTAAGGGCTGAGGATCCTTAGCGAGATCAACCGTGATCACCGCATTATTGTTAGTAGGATGCCACGCGATTGGAACGATCCAACTCGTATATTGGCATTCCCGGCCCAACATGCCAGATACATGCATAAGCGGAGTCATATTGACGATATCGATCAGCTCATTCAACTTACGTTTGTGACGCATAGAAAAGAAGTAGTCGAACAGCTTAGGTTGGGCCGCTTTAATCTTCTTGGCTAGTTCAATGGTCGCAACAACATCGGCCATCGCATCGTGTGCATTACTGTGTTCTATTCCATTCGCGACGGATAAATGTTCTAACTTAAAGCTGGTAAAGCCTTCATCGTTTTCAGGCCACTCGATGCCTTCAGGGCGTAATGCATGGCAGGCTCGCATAACATCAAGCAGATCCCAGCGTGAGTTGCCTTTTTGCCAACTCCAAGCATACGGGTCGATAAAGTTACGGTAGCAAGTAT
This window of the Vibrio azureus genome carries:
- the sbcB gene encoding exodeoxyribonuclease I, whose amino-acid sequence is MNNTEQPTFFFFDYETWGTSPAKDRPSQFAGVRTDENFNIIGEPLVIYCQPPADYLPSPEAALITGITPQKALKDGLPEPEFIAKIHAELSKPNTTSLGYNSIRFDDEVTRYTCYRNFIDPYAWSWQKGNSRWDLLDVMRACHALRPEGIEWPENDEGFTSFKLEHLSVANGIEHSNAHDAMADVVATIELAKKIKAAQPKLFDYFFSMRHKRKLNELIDIVNMTPLMHVSGMLGRECQYTSWIVPIAWHPTNNNAVITVDLAKDPQPLLDLSADELQQRLYTKREDLGDLLPVPVKLVHLNKCPILAPAKTLTAENAESIGIDRQQCLSNLATLRQNPEIRDKLIRLFSIERKFAKSDDVDTQLYDGFFSPADRAAMDIIRETDPNNLAALDIEFADKRIKPLLFRYRARHYANTLDEQEQRRWAQHCREIFESQIEDYMLNLENLVHEHESDDKKIALLKSVYRYVESLAS